TCCGTTGCTGGTTAGGGGCATCTCTTTTAAATGCTTCACTTTTATCGATGCTTGATGAATTTTAAATCTTTCGAATAGATTTTTCTTGATATCGTCATCTGAAATGGTATTCTCACAGTGAGAAACCAAAATAAATTGATCTTTCACCCCAACACAAGCGACAAGTCCAATATTAAAAGTAGTCTTTAGAAAGCGTTCCAGTTCATCTAGATTTACCCTGTTTCCAAAAATCTTTACAAATCGCTTCAATCTTCCTTTAATATAGTAAAAACCATCTTCGTCTTGATAGGCAAGATCTCCAGTTCGCAGAGGGTCGATTTTTTGCCAGGTTTCAAGGTCTTCTCTTTTTTCACTGTATCCACCAAAGACGTTCGGGCCTTTGTAAAGCAGCTCATCTGTCTCAGGATCAAGGCTGAGCTCACCATTCTTGATGGGGGTGCCAATTGATGTGATTTTTTCTTCCAGCAGTTCAGCAGGTACGTAAGAAATTCTGGCAGAGGCCTCGGTTTGACCGTACATCACGTAAAAGGCGATATCATTTTTCTTACAGTAATCGTTGAAGTTCTTCTTGATGTTCTGGCTGAGGTTACCCCCTGCTTGCGAAATATATCTCAATGACGGATAATTTTTCTTCAAAAAGCCGATTCTATTGAGCATTTCATAGATATAAGGTACCCCGGCAATAGAGGTAAAGCCATGTCGATCCATTTGATTCCAAAAATCTCTTTGAAGAATATCAGCAACACCACTGACAACTGTTCCACCTGCTATGGCGTTGGTGTGCAGCACTGAAAGCCCATATGAATAGTAGAGTGGAAGGTTCAGCGGAGTCACGTCATGCCCAACAATAGGCAAATAGGCACATATCGACTTTGCATTTTCGAGAAGGTTGTCTTCAGATAGCTTCACAAACTTGGGCGAACCCGTGGTACCTGAGGTAGATAAGAGCACCTTGCATTTCAGATGTACCTTGGTTTCTTTGCCAGTGTCTATAAAAAGGGTGATTTCTGACCACTCATTGGCCAATTTACCTTTTTCGTAACCCTTTATGTGGTCTCTAGAGGCATCGAAGATAATGGACGGTTCGTATTCTGACTCCAAGTTTTCTTTCAGAATTGGTTCAAGGGCATCGCTCAATAATACCGTTGCATGTTGGGTATCAAGAAAACTGAGGTAGGTTGCCGTTGAAACGATATCGCTATTCAGATATAGAAATACCAGTTTTTTGCCCATTCTCCCAATTTCTTCCATGGGAAAGAGCATTTCTTGTAAGGTTCGTTTTTTGCCGGAATCGGCATCCAAAAAGACTAAATGGTCATTTTTGGCCATGTGTTCGAGTAGT
This portion of the Flagellimonas lutaonensis genome encodes:
- a CDS encoding AMP-binding protein; translation: MGLLEHMAKNDHLVFLDADSGKKRTLQEMLFPMEEIGRMGKKLVFLYLNSDIVSTATYLSFLDTQHATVLLSDALEPILKENLESEYEPSIIFDASRDHIKGYEKGKLANEWSEITLFIDTGKETKVHLKCKVLLSTSGTTGSPKFVKLSEDNLLENAKSICAYLPIVGHDVTPLNLPLYYSYGLSVLHTNAIAGGTVVSGVADILQRDFWNQMDRHGFTSIAGVPYIYEMLNRIGFLKKNYPSLRYISQAGGNLSQNIKKNFNDYCKKNDIAFYVMYGQTEASARISYVPAELLEEKITSIGTPIKNGELSLDPETDELLYKGPNVFGGYSEKREDLETWQKIDPLRTGDLAYQDEDGFYYIKGRLKRFVKIFGNRVNLDELERFLKTTFNIGLVACVGVKDQFILVSHCENTISDDDIKKNLFERFKIHQASIKVKHLKEMPLTSNGKVDYKKITATSD